One segment of Lachancea thermotolerans CBS 6340 chromosome E complete sequence DNA contains the following:
- the JAC1 gene encoding J-type chaperone JAC1 (similar to uniprot|P53193 Saccharomyces cerevisiae YGL018C JAC1 Molecular chaperone involved with partner Ssq1p in assembly of Fe/S clusters and in mitochondrial iron metabolism contains a J domain typical to J-type chaperones localizes to the mitochondrial matrix), whose translation MLRIVCKRLYSSRSVFQQFPRTFRSRIWSWNVDLRGLRKEYRDLQALEHPDMNANSDSSRSSELNHAYQTLKQPLLRAQYILETQAGLDLRNEQTSREIAQQDPELLMRVLDVHEQLESLSSEQDVKVIARENRERMNVIEQTLGEAFAQHDWDRAAQLTVELRYWTSLDRAVKEWEPGKRLELNH comes from the coding sequence ATGCTAAGGATCGTATGCAAAAGACTTTACTCATCACGCTCTGTATTCCAACAGTTTCCTAGAACATTTCGCTCCAGAATCTGGTCCTGGAATGTGGATCTGCGTGGTCTGAGAAAGGAATATAGGGACTTGCAGGCCCTGGAGCACCCAGATATGAATGCGAACTCCGACTCGAGCCGCAGCTCAGAGCTCAACCACGCGTACCAGACATTGAAACAGCCTCTTCTACGTGCGCAATACATACTGGAAACCCAGGCAGGGTTGGACCTACGTAACGAGCAGACATCGCGAGAAATCGCACAGCAAGACCCAGAGCTGCTGATGCGAGTGCTGGACGTGCATGAGCAGCTGGAGTCGCTGTCAAGCGAGCAGGACGTGAAAGTCATAGCACGTGAAAACCGCGAACGCATGAATGTCATTGAGCAAACTCTGGGAGAAGCCTTTGCGCAACACGATTGGGACCGTGCAGCGCAGTTGACCGTAGAGCTGCGGTACTGGACCAGTCTAGACCGCGCCGTTAAAGAGTGGGAACCCGGCAAAAGACTAGAACTGAACCATTAG
- the ATE1 gene encoding arginyltransferase (similar to uniprot|P16639 Saccharomyces cerevisiae YGL017W ATE1 Arginyl-tRNA-protein transferase catalyzes post-translational conjugation of arginine to the amino termini of acceptor proteins which are then subject to degradation via the N-end rule pathway): protein MELSDRLIISKPLYFTEPNEKCGYCSGKKANKCDYFATESWHKFHALDADSLQFNNCTLGLQVELMPVDVYDELCNLGFRRSGNFLYKADMLRNCCRLYTIRTTPEKCQMSKEFKSCITRFRKRIGAQRSELPKGQDRKGKFDYIDEIVQAEKVSEKFQARFEPATFSTEKYQLFVKYQENVHGDFNNSVKAFKRFLCESPFPEDVVLGTRQEWEQLNNWRDMQPGETLLRVGPAHECYYFEGRLIALAVTDFLPSGISSVYFIWDPDFPKWSLGKLSALRELSVLSKINRKYYYLGYYIDDCPKMKYKRKYGGDILDVCNNEYVPLERVAPLIEHGKFFVLGSPDAADEDHHNDFDDDEEDDDHKSEEELEDRAVSEMPLDDVPRLNLEKPNINIVDFIYGEKGGAVLSANEAADKLSDTGIEYTPTILHDLYKLKPIGGWTTSPEPEEHYEECDGDVPGYTNEIYHLPNVVPGLLPLWQILHIVQSGEIRLLNNKLMLYNTRTGQIRLVKDFEAESKRTKRVICNVIRMIGLKNTAKSLIII from the coding sequence ATGGAGCTTTCGGATCGGCTTATTATATCCAAGCCATTGTACTTCACGGAACCTAACGAAAAATGTGGTTATTGTAGCGGCAAGAAGGCAAACAAGTGTGATTACTTCGCAACTGAGTCATGGCACAAGTTCCATGCGCTCGACGCAGACTCGCTGCAGTTCAACAACTGCACGTTGGGTTTGCAAGTCGAACTGATGCCTGTGGATGTGTATGATGAGCTATGTAATCTCGGATTTCGGAGGTCGGGAAACTTCCTCTACAAGGCTGATATGCTGCGTAACTGTTGTCGGCTCTACACCATAAGAACTACTCCAGAAAAGTGCCAAATGTCTAAAGAATTTAAGAGCTGCATTACACGGTTCCGAAAGCGGATTGGTGCTCAGCGAAGCGAGCTACCTAAGGGGCAAGACCGTAAGGGGAAGTTCGATTACATTGACGAGATCGTACAGGCCGAAAAAGTTAGCGAGAAGTTTCAAGCACGATTCGAGCCTGCAACGTTTAGCACCGAAAAATATCAGCTATTTGTGAAATATCAAGAGAATGTGCACGgtgacttcaacaactccGTGAAGGCCTTCAAGCGATTCCTCTGTGAGTCGCCTTTCCCGGAAGATGTTGTATTAGGCACCCGACAAGAATGGGAGCAGCTTAACAACTGGCGCGACATGCAGCCTGGCGAAACGCTGCTCCGCGTCGGCCCTGCACACGAGTGTTACTATTTCGAGGGGCGGCTGATAGCACTAGCGGTCACTGACTTTTTGCCTAGTGGGATTTCATCAGTATACTTTATCTGGGACCCAGATTTTCCCAAGTGGTCACTCGGAAAACTAAGCGCGTTACGCGAGCTCAGTGTACTGTCCAAGATAAACCGTAAGTACTACTACCTGGGCTACTACATCGACGACTGTCCTAAAATGAAGTACAAACGCAAGTACGGAGGCGATATCCTAGACGTGTGCAATAACGAGTATGTGCCGCTAGAGCGTGTAGCTCCTCTGATTGAGCACGGAAAGTTTTTTGTGTTAGGCAGCCCAGATGCTGCAGATGAAGACCACCATAACGATTTtgacgatgatgaagaagacgacgacCACAAGAGCGAAgaggagcttgaagacCGAGCAGTTAGTGAAATGCCGCTGGACGATGTACCGAGACTGAACCTAGAAAAGCCCAATATTAATATCGTTGACTTCATATACGGCGAAAAAGGCGGTGCGGTACTGAGTGCTAACGAAGCCGCTGATAAACTTAGTGATACGGGTATTGAGTATACTCCGACAATACTACACGATTTGTACAAGCTAAAGCCGATCGGCGGGTGGACTACCTCACCAGAGCCCGAGGAACATTACGAAGAGTGCGATGGCGACGTACCAGGCTATACAAACGAGATTTACCATCTTCCAAATGTTGTCCCTGGCCTTTTGCCGCTGTGGCAGATACTTCACATCGTCCAGTCCGGTGAAATACGCCTTCTTAACAACAAACTCATGCTTTACAATACAAGAACGGGTCAAATTCGTCTCGTAAAAGACTTCGAAGCTGAATCCAAACGTACTAAGCGTGTGATCTGCAATGTAATACGCATGATAGGTCTCAAAAATACTGCTAAATCTCTCATTATTATATAG
- the KAP122 gene encoding Kap122p (similar to uniprot|P32767 Saccharomyces cerevisiae YGL016W KAP122 Karyopherin beta responsible for import of the Toa1p-Toa2p complex into the nucleus binds to nucleoporins Nup1p and Nup2p may play a role in regulation of pleiotropic drug resistance) encodes MLHLSRLTSIFVGDPAQNRSVLVVIKKLMSNAAQVFFRLNSGDGGSTPTTWKNPLETFVLLVSQPDVYSSASDDLFTHMLAQGVPYDDLIHFISSSDTLNILLLLFSEVIIEDLLKYQTSKLGASNLHNVVRETLYISSMSIINFNLQKLVAAFQSRTNTGPNVAENIFRCVNIWINYAIMVRTRSQGQIDLSETFENLIQLLCLYDSDQGFPYSETVVSILAEIFANDPTMLSFELRASIEEIFLGVRRGSGGTSGGHTWMLHFMNHLVVNQSFEELKELALCVVDFLQVSNLDVCNKLFTQSANTDSVNMDQYIKVLLQMTNFTLAPVLEEFFSVRMVDFWLDLCDGYNNLVRETLKPNTPIIASDLFGQVVQIYLPKVSLINKQRIIQEGEEESLLHEFDDFRGAVLDLMESMWSVLGNEKLTDILIGSVAQVSPKSAEDLFQIEAMCFCLNKLLSDMTLSESPGICATFGANENFLPNVLLLIQTSCQQKSPANGKEAQILSCDFVKTGSSILATVADYLKQNDKNLRDCMDVLFSSLETCSNADQVDTKFELLLTKCITSICETSRSELTSYLPTFTKIQHAMLQKSSKVSDFSKQGFTRCLGYIIQTYTSDGPESQAQYILQVIDTIKTEVTNSQEDRTQVLCLLNCLSELGSALIQPEEPEDPAYLAQLAQFQDFWQNDPLRLRVVILDLLESVLAQHGRDSEFVEAACLIMGKKLTLPDDEPHFLSFSMQELMEFLLRRCATCEPLTGLPYIIYLLEKVVNHHRASLTPQDFDFMLTKFFLGQHRDAVASDPDLTQNMISFVNSVMDTRPGLAVHCDHWATFVLPEFMRYLSSKERFTISAVTKFWTKVINNKKYSRHDEITIREQVLALGPQLTLQTTGALLSSQRSDLSYYSDLLRVLIARYPLQSKQWLSHTLPQLCENHRAHQLLVEKLFVTRGSRAAADAVLEWWLSCNGLPRLT; translated from the coding sequence ATGTTGCATTTGAGTAGATTGACAAGTATATTCGTGGGTGACCCTGCGCAGAATCGATCTGTGCTTGTTgtgatcaaaaagcttatGTCCAATGCTGCTCaagtcttcttcaggcTCAACAGTGGTGACGGCGGCAGCACGCCGACGACTTGGAAAAATCCACTGGAAACGTTCGTTCTCCTAGTGTCTCAACCCGACGTGTATTCCAGCGCGTCAGACGATCTTTTTACGCATATGCTCGCCCAAGGTGTGCCATACGATGATCTAATCCATTTTATCAGCTCATCGGATACCTTGAACATTCTTTTACTGCTCTTTTCAGAGGTCATTATTGAGGACCTACTAAAGTATCAGACTAGTAAGTTAGGTGCCTCAAACCTGCATAATGTCGTGCGCGAAACCCTGTACATATCGAGCATGTCAATCAtcaacttcaacttgcAGAAATTGGTTgctgcttttcaaagtAGAACTAACACGGGTCCGAATGTTGCTGAAAACATTTTCCGCTGTGTTAACATCTGGATTAATTATGCGATTATGGTTAGAACGAGATCTCAGGGACAAATAGACCTGAGTGAAACCTTTGAAAACCTAATTCAACTACTGTGTCTATACGATTCGGACCAAGGTTTTCCATATTCCGAAACTGTTGTTTCCATTTTGGCAGAAATATTTGCCAACGATCCCACAATGCTCAGCTTTGAGCTAAGGGCATCCATCGAAGAAATTTTCCTTGGCGTTCGACGGGGCTCTGGCGGGACTTCGGGAGGACACACATGGATGCTTCATTTCATGAATCATCTTGTAGTGAATCAGAGTTTCGAAgaattgaaagagcttgcaTTATGTGTCGTTGATTTTCTGCAAGTTAGTAATCTGGATGTGtgcaacaagcttttcacTCAGAGTGCAAACACCGACTCAGTAAATATGGACCAGTACATCAAAGTACTCTTGCAAATGACCAACTTCACACTTGCCCCCGTTCTGGAAGAGTTTTTTTCTGTAAGAATGGTTGATTTCTGGCTGGATCTGTGCGATGGGTATAATAACCTCGTTAGAGAAACACTGAAGCCCAATACTCCAATTATAGCCTCCGATCTTTTCGGACAGGTAGTTCAAATTTACCTGCCGAAGGTTAGTCTCATCAACAAACAAAGGATAAtacaagaaggagaagaggAATCCTTACTTCATGAGTTTGATGATTTTAGAGGCGCTGTTCTTGATCTTATGGAGTCTATGTGGTCTGTTTTGGGGAATGAAAAGCTTACAGACATCCTTATCGGTAGCGTTGCCCAAGTCAGTCCGAAGTCAGCCGAAGACTTATTTCAAATCGAAGCAATGtgcttttgcttgaatAAGCTACTTTCCGACATGACACTCAGCGAGAGTCCAGGAATCTGTGCTACTTTTGGTGCAAATGAAAACTTCCTTCCAAACGTCTTACTGCTGATTCAAACCAGTTGTCAGCAAAAGAGCCCGGCAAATGGTAAGGAGGCCCAAATTTTGAGTTGTGACTTTGTTAAAACCGGCAGCTCAATACTTGCAACAGTCGCTGATTATCTTAAACAAAACGACAAAAATCTACGCGACTGCATGGACGtgctcttcagctcattAGAGACGTGCTCCAATGCAGACCAAGTCGACACTAAATTCGAGTTGTTGCTGACCAAGTGCATTACCAGTATCTGCGAAACGAGCCGCTCAGAGTTGACCTCCTACCTACCCACTTTTACAAAGATTCAGCATGCAATGTTACAGAAAAGCTCGAAAGTTTCTGATTTTTCTAAGCAGGGCTTTACTCGATGCCTGGGGTATATCATACAAACATATACCAGCGACGGGCCAGAGTCTCAGGCGCAATATATCCTTCAGGTTATCGACACCATAAAAACGGAGGTCACCAACTCTCAGGAAGACAGGACCCAAGTGCTTTGCCTGTTAAACTGTTTGTCCGAGCTAGGATCTGCTCTTATTCAACCAGAAGAGCCCGAAGACCCAGCCTACTTAGCTCAGCTAGCACAGttccaagatttttggcaaaatgACCCGCTGCGTCTGCGCGTTGTCATCTTAGATCTGTTGGAGAGCGTTTTGGCCCAGCACGGACGAGACTCTGAGTTCGTCGAGGCTGCTTGTCTGATTATGGGTAAAAAACTTACCCTTCCAGACGACGAGCCGCACTTTttaagcttctcaatgCAAGAACTTATGGAGTTCCTGCTGAGAAGATGCGCCACATGTGAACCTCTTACCGGCTTACCTTACATCATATATTTGCTGGAAAAAGTAGTCAACCATCACAGAGCATCTTTGACTCCCCAGGACTTCGATTTCATGCTCACCAAATTCTTCCTCGGCCAGCACCGGGATGCAGTGGCGAGCGATCCCGACCTCACGCAAAACATGATATCGTTCGTGAACTCTGTGATGGACACACGCCCAGGGCTGGCAGTGCACTGCGACCACTGGGCAACTTTCGTGCTGCCAGAGTTCATGCGCTACCTCTCCTCGAAGGAACGCTTCACCATCAGCGCGGTGACGAAGTTCTGGACAAAAGTCataaacaacaaaaagtaCTCCCGCCACGACGAGATCACGATTCGCGAGCAGGTTTTGGCATTGGGACCGCAGCTAACTCTGCAAACCACAGGCGCTCTTCTCAGCTCCCAACGTTCTGATCTCAGCTACTATTCGGACCTGCTGAGAGTCCTCATCGCACGCTACCCGTTGCAATCCAAGCAGTGGCTCTCGCACACGCTTCCGCAGCTATGCGAGAATCACCGCGCTCACCAGCTGcttgttgagaagctgTTTGTGACACGTGGCAGTCGCGCTGCAGCTGATGCTGTTCTCGAGTGGTGGTTAAGCTGCAACGGCTTGCCAAGGCTTACATAA
- a CDS encoding PLP-dependent aminotransferase family protein (similar to uniprot|P53090 Saccharomyces cerevisiae YGL202W ARO8 Aromatic aminotransferase expression is regulated by general control of amino acid biosynthesis): MTAEKELLACNFSHLFSDETRRRKSSPIKTTMAYFQDPNIVFLGAGMPPSELFPLESITIEMPKPPFTSAAGKRADCLKGTIMKEHEDLVFENDVPLARALQYGNSRGQKELLAFLKEHVSLFHRILYKDWDIITTTGSTQGWDASLRIFCNKGDTVLLEDYTYSSSVEAADAQGLNCVPMPLDGEGIVPSKLEEMLANWSSLYGEMPMPKLLYTIPTGQNPTGCTLSDNRKPHIYRLAQQYDIIIIEDDPYYFLQMDPYVSEDARLETAEASTMSQATFMNSLNRSFLELDTDGRVVRLESVSKTFAPGCRMGWLVGSKHLLDNYWNLHEVSIQSTCGFAQTILSGILNRWGQDGYIDWLMRIRRQYTGKRNTCLDNCYKYLPAEIVSVPPVTAGMFFMVFIDAEKHPEFHNTFKGDVLLLENHIYQKCVSAGVLITCSSWFKVNDPKPSCGKSADNTLAFRGTFASVEPEAMARGLQIFGETLKQEFKLV; encoded by the coding sequence ATGACAGCCGAAAAAGAACTACTAGCGTGCAACTTTTCGCACCTGTTCTCAGACGAAACGCGGCGGAGGAAGTCGTCTCCAATTAAAACCACGATGGCCTACTTCCAGGACCCTAACATCGTCTTCCTGGGTGCCGGTATGCCTCCATCGGAGCTATTCCCCCTCGAGTCTATTACCATTGAAATGCCCAAGCCTCCCTTTACAAGCGCGGCTGGCAAGCGGGCGGACTGTTTGAAGGGGACGATCATGAAGGAGCATGAAGACTtggttttcgaaaacgATGTCCCGCTGGCTCGGGCGTTGCAGTACGGGAACTCACGTGGCcagaaagagcttttggcgTTTCTAAAAGAGCACGTGTCGCTGTTCCACCGCATTCTTTACAAGGACTGGGACATCATCACAACCACGGGCTCTACGCAAGGATGGGACGCCTCTCTTCGGATTTTCTGTAACAAGGGTGATACCGTGCTGTTGGAGGACTACACATATTCGTCTTCTGTGGAAGCTGCCGACGCCCAAGGGCTCAACTGTGTCCCGATGCCGCTTGACGGCGAGGGAATCGTCCCCTCTAAGTTGGAAGAGATGCTTGCCAACTGGTCGTCGCTATATGGCGAGATGCCAATGCCCAAGCTGCTTTATACCATTCCTACAGGCCAGAACCCCACGGGATGCACCCTGAGCGACAACAGGAAACCCCACATCTACCGTTTGGCCCAGCAATACGATATCATAATCATCGAGGATGACCCATACTACTTTTTGCAGATGGATCCCTACGTGTCCGAGGATGCGCGGTTAGAGACCGCGGAAGCGAGCACCATGTCTCAAGCAACTTTTATGAACTCGTTAAACAGGTCGTTTTTGGAGCTTGACACTGACGGAAGGGTTGTTAGACTTGAATCAGTCTCTAAGACGTTCGCGCCAGGCTGTCGTATGGGATGGCTGGTCGGGTCCAAGCACCTCCTGGACAATTACTGGAACTTACATGAGGTATCCATACAGTCCACATGTGGTTTCGCCCAAACTATACTAAGCGGAATTCTGAACAGATGGGGTCAGGATGGCTACATTGACTGGTTAATGCGTATTCGCCGTCAATATACAGGCAAGCGTAATACATGTCTGGACAACTGTTACAAGTACCTCCCTGCGGAAATTGTGTCAGTGCCTCCCGTTACTGCCGGTATGTTCTTTATGGTGTTCATTGACGCTGAGAAGCATCCGGAGTTCCACAACACATTCAAAGGCGACGTGCTTTTGTTAGAAAATCACATCTACCAAAAGTGTGTGTCTGCGGGAGTTCTAATCACCTGCAGCTCGTGGTTTAAGGTGAACGATCCAAAACCAAGCTGTGGAAAATCAGCGGATAACACGTTGGCGTTCAGAGGCACCTTTGCCTCGGTCGAGCCTGAGGCTATGGCAAGGGGCTtacaaatttttggagaaactttgaagcaggaaTTTAAGTTGGTGTAA
- the HIR1 gene encoding Hir1p (similar to uniprot|P32479 Saccharomyces cerevisiae YBL008W HIR1 Non-essential transcriptional corepressor involved in the cell cycle-regulated transcription of histone H2A H2B H3 and H4 genes contributes to nucleosome formation heterochromatic gene silencing and formation of functional kinetochores): MATSGKEPDESLRKPLASMSRHTGSVTVVRFSPDGNFLASGSDDRILLIWERDEEQKQPIFGSENDREHWNVRRRLVAHDNDIQDICWAPDSSILVTVGLDRSVIVWNGSTFEKIKRFDVHQSLVKGVIFDPANKYFATASDDRTVRIFRYHKAGDMNFSIEHVVSEPFKGSPITTYFRRLSWSPDGQHIAAPNATNGPVSSVSIISRGSWDTSVTLIGHDSPTEVVRFNPRLFQVLAKKSKTAEEGKDGQDQDQDPDKTDADKTDADKTDTAADKDNQENSEPKESLEEKVDSVIATAGQDKTLVVWSTGRARPIFVAYDITNKSITDMVWNPEGNILFLTSLDGSIIAVIFEKNELGEAVPIEKNVEQLHRYGVDKNSFEFPESVKQLELEDEAQKLQTKTTEPEKVIAPAFQNPEVQPKPSAPFLPGTAQKPNVLAIKRKEQPSKNDEAGLQTGKKPNKTPIKGQNGHLNETVLKNGRKRVAPTLISSGYSPTKPTDDNIVPIKASSPSLKLADSEDMFQKVKHKLARQSFPVPRLGIHSLIMGVRERGVDKYYRDEESSQRDREEQTTDLDTIPQVDHVMRLNAKTTPDRVWAEEANTRYIENPSLLSDADVILVEFGTLDDLHIMEIRNGVERALQFDREALHEHPTKILGYHKGKRQIDIYIPEVVICAVGIPKCKCWALATADGTIYVYTSFGQHKLPKIALGHKVIKMAAVDSYLVVLTESGLVYCWDIEKELCVHKEIPVLPILCDSPVESNRVRVHKKIVNINLEVQSRDLLVSFINPQETFRWSSNLGCWVLSVS, translated from the coding sequence ATGGCGACAAGTGGGAAAGAACCGGATGAAAGTTTGAGAAAGCCGCTAGCCAGTATGAGTAGACATACTGGGTCTGTAACCGTGGTGAGATTTTCCCCAGATGGCAACTTTCTGGCTTCAGGTTCGGATGATAGAATTCTCCTGATATGGGAGAgagatgaagaacaaaaacaaccaATATTCGGTTCAGAGAATGACAGAGAACACTGGAATGTTCGTCGCAGACTTGTAGCCCACGATAACGATATTCAGGATATATGCTGGGCTCCAGACTCCAGCATTCTTGTGACCGTTGGGCTTGACAGATCCGTAATTGTGTGGAATGGGTCGACCTTCGAGAAGATCAAGCGTTTCGATGTACATCAGTCATTAGTGAAAGGTGTTATTTTCGACCCTGCCAACAAGTATTTTGCAACGGCATCCGACGACAGGACGGTACGAATCTTCAGGTACCACAAGGCCGGCGACatgaatttttcaattgaACACGTCGTCTCGGAACCGTTCAAAGGCTCTCCCATCACCACATATTTTCGGCGCTTATCCTGGTCACCGGACGGCCAACATATAGCGGCGCCTAATGCTACAAATGGACCCGTGTCATCTGTCTCAATCATTTCACGAGGAAGTTGGGACACAAGTGTGACCCTCATTGGCCACGATTCCCCAACTGAGGTAGTGCGCTTCAACCCTAGGTTGTTTCAAGTCCTCgcgaaaaagagcaaaacTGCggaagaaggaaaagatgGCCAAGATCAGGATCAGGACCCTGACAAAACAGATGCTGATAAAACAGATGCTGATAAGACAGATACTGCTGCAGATAAGGATAATCAAGAAAATTCTGAGCCAAAAGAGTCATTAGAGGAGAAAGTTGATTCCGTAATAGCGACGGCCGGCCAAGACAAGACCCTAGTAGTTTGGAGCACTGGAAGAGCCCGACCCATATTTGTTGCCTACGACATTACAAACAAATCCATTACCGACATGGTGTGGAATCCTGAGGGAAACATTCTATTTCTCACGTCTCTGGATGGCTCTATCATAGCAGTGATCTTCGAAAAGAATGAACTTGGGGAGGCTGTTCCCATCGAAAAAAACGTGGAGCAGCTGCATCGTTATGGTGTCGATAAAAACTCTTTCGAGTTTCCAGAGAGCGTGAAGCAACTTGAGTTAGAAGACGAGGCTCAGAAACTCCAAACCAAAACTACCGAGCCAGAAAAAGTTATCGCACCGGCATTCCAAAATCCAGAGGTCCAACCTAAGCCCAGCGCGCCCTTTCTGCCAGGAACAGCCCAAAAACCAAACGTTTTAGCCATTAAAAGAAAGGAACAGCCGTCTAAGAATGACGAGGCGGGCTTGCAGACTGGTAAGAAGCCAAACAAAACCCCAATAAAGGGGCAAAATGGACATCTGAATgaaacagttttgaaaaatggaCGCAAGAGAGTAGCGCCGACTCTCATATCCTCAGGTTACTCGCCAACAAAGCCAACTGATGATAACATAGTTCCGATTAAAGCTAGCAGTCCTTCACTGAAGCTTGCAGATTCAGAAGATATGTTTCAGAAAGTGAAGCACAAGCTTGCACGTCAATCATTCCCTGTTCCTAGACTCGGCATCCACTCCCTTATCATGGGTGTAAGAGAACGTGGCGTAGACAAGTACTATAGAGACGAAGAAAGCTCACAAAGAGACAGAGAAGAGCAAACAACGGATTTGGATACAATTCCCCAAGTTGATCATGTTATGAGACTCAACGCAAAAACCACGCCAGACAGAGTTTGGGCTGAGGAAGCCAATACAAGATACATTGAAAACCCGAGTTTGTTATCGGATGCGGATGTCATTTTGGTCGAATTCGGGACTCTAGATGACCTTCACATCATGGAAATACGCAATGGCGTCGAACGAGCGTTGCAATTCGACCGCGAAGCACTACATGAGCATCCTACAAAGATTCTCGGGTATCATAAGGGGAAAAGGCAGATTGATATTTATATTCCGGAAGTTGTCATTTGCGCAGTAGGGATACCAAAATGCAAGTGTTGGGCCCTTGCTACCGCAGACGGCACGATATATGTTTACACATCGTTTGGTCAACATAAACTCCCGAAAATTGCACTAGGGCACAAAGTGATTAAGATGGCAGCGGTAGATTCGTACCTAGTCGTGCTGACTGAGTCTGGTCTGGTATACTGTTGGGATATCGAGAAAGAACTATGTGTTCATAAAGAAATCCCCGTTCTACCGATTCTTTGTGACAGTCCGGTTGAATCCAATAGAGTCCGCGTCCACAAGAAGATTGTTAACATAAATCTCGAAGTGCAGAGCCGGGATTTATTGGTTTCCTTTATCAACCCGCAAGAGACGTTCCGTTGGAGTTCAAATCTTGGGTGCTGGGTCCTGTCAGTAAGTTAA